The Lentisphaerota bacterium region ACCCGGAGGTGGGCGACGTGATGATCCACGTCAACCCGCACGACGACGGCGCGCATCGCGATCTGATCCGGCTGTGACGCCGCTCAGACGACGCCGCCGGAAATGCCGAGGGGGAGGACGCAGGAGGCGAAGACGTGCTCCTGGAACAGCGTGGTCTTGACCGGGATGGTGTGTCCGCGGAGCTGGCGAAAGGCGTTGAGCCACTGTCCGGTGACCGTCATGCTCAGGGTTCCTGTGGCGGCATCCAACTCGCAGACGCGCAAATCGCTCGGGCTGTAACGGATGCCCGTGCCCAGAGCCTTGGAGAGCGCCTCCTTGGCGCACCAGAACCGGAGAATGGCGATGGGGCCTTCGCCGGAGCGCGCGGCCAGCTCGTGTTCCTCGGGCGTAAAGACCCCGCGGGTGAGGTCTTCGCTCAGTTCGCGACCGATCCGCTCGACGTCGATGCCAATTCGGGCATTGGCAACGATAGCGGCGGCGATGAGGCCCGGGGTGTGGGCGATCGACAAGTCGATGAACAGGGGTGTCTTGTCTTGCCAAGCACCGTGCGGATGCGGCTTGCCCGAGTCGTCCGCCCAGATGGGAATGTCTGAGGAGGCCCACAATTGCTGATGGCAATCGAGCAGGTAGCGCCGGACGCAGTCCTTCGCGACGCCCCGGCCCAGCAGCCATTCGACGCGGCGTCCCGGCGCCCCCGTCATCGAGAACCATTCCTCGCGTTCGGCGGCATTGAGGATCGTGAAGGCCAGCGCCTGAAGCCAGATTTCCTGGTTTATCTCGAACAGCGGCGGCGGGATGTCGGCCACGATGCCGCCGACCACCGATGCGGCCACGTTGCCAAACAGCGATTTAGGCAACGCCTGGGAGAGATAACTGTCACGCGGGCGCATGATGAGGCGGTGAAGCGGTTGGGGCATCCGGCACTGGAGATCCTCCCAGCCGGTGATATCGACGAGCATCCGACCGTGTCCGTCGGTGACTTGGATGTTGGCGACGTGCGATTTCGGGGTGGTGTCCTTGATCCTCAGGTAGCAGCGCAGGGAGGCGCCCTCAGCCAGTGCGGCCGTCAGGAAACGGATGCTGCGGATATGGAACGGCATGGAGAGTGATCCGTTGAACGGCTCGGCCGCATTCCACAGCATCACGCCCGATCCGATGCCGTCGAGAATCTGCGGCCAGCAGGTGAACAGGGGGATCGGCGTGTGTCGGACCAGACCCGCGCGCGGCAGGACCGCCAGCTCGTAGTCCAGACCGTCCGCGCCGCGCTGGGTGACGCGGCGCACGGACTGCAAGAGCGGACCCTGAATCAGGCGGTCTGGATAGATGTCGCTTCCGGTCCAGTCGGCCGGTTTCGGATCCTGCAGCGGTGGCGGCAGGATGCGTTCGTCACGCGCCGATGAATTCGTGAACAGGAATGTCGCCTCGGCGAAATGCGTGGCAAACTGCAAGGACTCATCCGGATCGAACAGGCGCGCCTGTACGGCGATCGTCCGTTTGTCGTTCCACTCGACAACCTCCGCCTTGATGTTCAGCTGTTTGGCGTTGCGCACGAATCCGACCCACCGCTGCGCCCGGATATTGAGCGCCTGGGCGAGCCGTTTACGCGGCACCAGCCGACGCGCCGCTTCGGCCATCAGCTCCAAACCGGTTGTGATCGAGAGAACGGTGAGACCATGCAGCGGTGTTCCTGATGGCGCCGATCGGTCGGTGCCGAGCGAACAATCGCGGATGAACGGGTAGTCGTCGGGTGAAAGGGTTTTGAGCAGCTCAATCGAGACGCCTCGCTTTTCGGCGACGACCTCGGCCGCCACGAGAAGCGGGCACTCGGCGCCGAAGTCGCCGCGTCTGAGCATCGCCGGGAGGGAGAAGGTGTGCGTCCGCACATCGGGGCGTCCGGCGACCGTGAACGGAAGATCAAACGGGCGGATCTCGGGGAGTGCGGAGGCCAGCCTCACGGCCGCTTCGGTGCGCGGCGGCACCGCATCGGGCCGATCAAGCGCGAGGAGGCGCGAGTTGCGGGTGCGGTGGAGTTCCGCTGCGTTGCAGCCGACACCGTGCGCCGCCAGTTGAGCCAGAACATGATGAAGCTGCAGCACATCGGAACGATGGATGCGGTTGGCCGCCAGAGCCAGATGCGGCCGGTCGCCAAGCTGCTCACCAATCTGGGGCGCGAGCAGGCCGCGGGCGCCAACCTCGATGAAGATGCGGATGCCGTCCGCATACATGGCCTCGATGGTCTGATCAAACAGGACGGTTTGCGTCCATTGTCCGAGGCAGGCGGCGACCACGCCCGAAGCCCGGCTGGGCATGACGGCGGCGCTGGCGCAGGAGTAGAGCGGGAGGGTCGGCGGCTGGGTGATCCAGGTCGAGAGGTGTTGCTCGATCGGCGGCAGGCCGTGCGCGAACCAGGGGGTGTGGCCGGGGAGACGGCTTTGCATGACCGTGTGGCGGATGCGGTCCCGGTCAAGTTCGGCGCGGATCTCGGACACACTATCGGGCGCGATCGCCAGAAGCGTGAACGAGGGGCCGTTCTGCATGGCGGGGGTGATGCGTCCGGGATAGCGGGCGACCCAGTCGGCAATTCGCTCACGGCTGCAGGCGCCCTCCACAGCGAGGATCACCGCCTCGGGGATGCGGGGATGATTGTCGAGTTGCGAAAGCAGCGAGATGCCGTCGCGCAACATGGCGATCCGGCGTGTGCGGGCAAGCGCGCCATAGCAGCCGGCGGCCTCGAGCGCGGCGAACTCGCCGATGCTATGGCCGACGACGGCGTCGGGCCGGATATCGAACCGATTCAAGAGGCGGGCCAATGCGGTGTTGGCGGTGTGCGCGGCGAGCATGGCACCAGTCAGGGTGAAGAGCGGGTTGCCGGGCGCGCCGCGCGAGGCGGGCGAGGCGGGGAAGACCCATTCGCTCATCGGCAGCATGTCGGGAAAGCCTGCGCAGACGTCGTCGGTCTCGTCAAATGCGGCACGACAGCACGGAAAGGCGATACAGATGTCGCACAACATCTGCGGATAGGGCGACAGCTCGCCGGGAAAAACGAAGGCGATGCGGCCGCCCTGCTGTTCGAGCCGCTCCCGGGTGTAATAGAGGCCCGATTTGTCTCGGATGCGCGACACGCCCTCGCGCAGTTTGCGCTCGGCGATGCGAAGCTTGTCGCGCAAATCTGCGACGGACGTGGCGACCACCGCCAGGACGGCCGGGAGCTGGCGTGCCATTTGCGCGGTGGTGAAGGCCATATCGGGGAGGGCGACAACGGGAGCATGGTCGAGAAAGGTCAGCGCCTGAACGACCGCGCCGTGCAGTTCAGCGTCGGTCGGCGCGCCGATCAGGCACAGCTCCGAGTCAAACACCGCATGAACCGAGCGTTTCGGGGTCATGGCGCCTCCGGGTGTTCTTCGAGGAGGCAGTGGGCGGCGAGGCGCTCGCTATCCCACGCGCTGACGCCGGCCCGGCGGGGCGAGAGGTTGCGGCTGTGGATCCACGGACGGGGCTCGGACGCAAGGTAGAACGGCGCGTCGGGTTGCGTCAACCGGGGGTGGGGGCGTTCAACGGCGATGGTGGGCGGGATGACCCGACGCGCGAGCGCCCAGGCCGACTTGCAGACACCGGCGAGGCCGGAGGCGGCCAACGTATGCCCGATCGATGCCTTGGCCGTCCCGAGCGCAAGCGTGCGGCGAAAGCCCTTCCGGCCGCCAAAAATGGAACTCAGCGCCTCCAACTCAGCCGCATCCTCGGTGGCGATTCCCGAACCATTCGTCTCAACATAGGCGCAGGTTTCGGGGGACGCATCTGCCTCGCGAGACGCCTCGCGAATCGCCCGCTCGATGATCGTGGCGGCGTCACCTTCGGTTGCCGGAGATTTCACGCCCGAGGCGATCGAGACGCTTTTGATCAGCGCATAGATCCGTTCGCCGTTGCGCTCGGCGTCGGCGCGCCGGCGCAGCACAAGCACCCCGCCACCCTCTCCCGGGAGCGTGCCCGCCGCATCACGGCTGAAGGGCTCGGGTGTTCCGACGGGGGTGAGGGGATAGATGGCCGCGATGCCGAAAAGCGCGGCGAGCGAGATGGGACCTTGAAGGGCTGCCGCGAGCGCCAAATCGCTACGGTGCGCGAGCAGATCGTCGGTTGCCGCCCGGATCGCCGCCAAGGCCGAGACACTCCCCGCATTGACGACGACGGCGGTGCCTGAGAACCCGAAGCGGCTGGCGGTTTGCGCCGCGAGCGCATGCGGGAATGCCTGCCGGAAGACCGGCTCGCCGACCGGCGGCAACGCCTGTCTGAGGTGCTTGAGAAGCGCGAGACGGTCGTTTTCCGAGGCGTCCGGGAAGAAGCGGTGCAGCAGGGCGCTGATCTGGTCGGCGACGAACGTCTGCATCAGCCAGGCGGTCGAGGCTGGCGTGAACGGGGGCGCGTAGCCCACGGCCAGGGAGACGCGTCCCGCCGGGGCGTTGCGTACCGTGAAGCCCGCATCGCGGAGCGCCTCGGTGGTCAATTGCGCGAGAAACAGCGCATCGGGATCATCGCTGCCGATATCGCCCTCCGCCAGGACCGGCAAATCGGGGTCCACGGCGTACAACCCCTTCAGGTATGCGCCCCGGCGTGTCGGTAGGCAGTCGAAACGGGATGAAGATGGATCAACAACCCGCAGCGCGGCCGGATCGGGATGATCCGAAAAATCGGCGCGGCACGCCATGGCTTGATCCCAGAGCGCAGCCGGTCCCGAGACGCCGGCGAAACGGCATCCCATGCCGACAATCGCAATAGCCTCTGCGTCTGCGCGGGGTGTGGCCATGAGAAGAGAGTAGCCCGACAGAGGCGGATGAGCAAGGATAAACGGGTATCCTCAGCCCGTTCCGCCGCTACAGCCGCTGGGTGGTCATGCCGCCGTCAATAAGAATCACTTGGCCGGTGGAGTAGGGGAGATCGCCGCGGGCGAGGGAGGTGACGGCGCGGGCGATGTCGTCGGGGGTGCCCCAGCGCTGGAGGGGAATGCCGCCATTGGCGATGATGGCGTCGTACTTGGCCTTGACGCCTGCGGTCATGTCGGTCGCGATCACGCCGGGGCGGATCTCGTAGACCTGCAGTCCGTACTCGGCCAGCCGCATGGCCCAGAGCTGCGTCGCCATCGAGACGCCAGCCTTGGAGATGCAGTACTCGCCGCGATTGACCGAGACAACGGTGGATGAGATCGATGAGATGTTGATGATGCAGCCGACAAAGTCGGGAGTCGCCTGCTTCTGCTCGATCATCCAGTTCGCCGCAATCTGGGTCATAAAGTAGGACCCTTTGAGATTGATCGACATCACAAAGTCGAACGACGCCTCGGTCGCCTGCAGGATGTCGTTGCGCTCCTTCGGCGCAACGCCTGCGTTGTTCACGAGGACGTTGAGACGGCCGAAGGTCTGGCGGATCCGGGCGATGAGCGCGGCACGCTGCGAACCGTTTGAAATGTCGCAGATTGCGTAGAGGACGGATGCGCCGCGTGCGCGGAGGGCATCGAGCGCCTCGGCGCAGTCGGCCTCGGGGCGAACATCGCCAATGGCGATGTCAAAGCCCGCATCGGCCAGACGGAGGGCGCAGCCGTAGCCGATCCCCCGCGAACCGCCGGTGATGAGTGCAACAGGTTTGTTCATGGTTACTCCTGCTTAGGCTTTCAGGACCGGGAGGGTGACCCAGGCCCGCTTGCTGGACGATTCGAGGCCCTTCTCGGCGAGCTGCACGCCTTTGGCACCCTCGAGCAGGGACCAGCGGAACGGCTCGTCGAGCGCGATATGGCGCAGGAACAGCTCCCACTGCACCTTGAAGGCGTTTTCGAAGCTCATCTGATCGGGCATCTTCTGCCAGTCGTCGAAGAAGTTGATCGGCTGCGGGATGTCGGGGTTCCACACGGGCCGCGGCGTGGCGCCGTAGGGCTGGATGAAGACGTCTCGCAAGGTGACGACGGCTGAACCTTGGGTGCCGTCGACCTGGACGGTCAGCAGGTCGTCGCGCCGGACACGGGTACACCACGAGGAGTTGAAGTGGACGATCACGCCGTTCTCCAGCTCAAAGGTCGAGTAGGCGGCGTCGTCGGCGGTGCAGGGATATTTTTTGCCGTTCTCGTCGACCCGCTTTTTGATGTGCGTGGCCGCGAGGCAGGAGACCGCCTTGATCGGGCCGAACAGGTTGTCAATCACATAACGCCAATGGCAGAGCATATCGATGACCATGCCGCCCCCGTCCTGCTTGCGGTAGTTCCAGCTCGGGCGCTGGGCCGGTACCGTGTCGCCCTCAAACACCCAGTAGCCGAATTCTCCCTTGACGGACAGAATCTCGCCGAAAAAGCCGCGCTCCATGAGCGTCTTGAGTTTGAGGAAACCGGGAAGCCACAACTTGTCCTGGACCACGCCGTTCTTCACGCCCGCTTTTTTGGCGAGGGTGTACAGCGCGTAGGCATCCCGCGTGTTCGTCGCGGTCGGCTTCTCGCAATAGATGTGCTTGCCAGCGGCGATCGCCTGCTTGACGGCCGGGATACGCAGATTGGTGCCCTGGGCGTCGAAATAGACGGGATAGGCGGGGTCCTTCAGGACGCCCGCGAGATCAGTGGTCCACTTCGTCACACCCGACAGCTCGGCGAGCTTCTGCAGCTTGATCGGATTGCGGCCGACCAAGATTGGGTCGGGGACGATGAACTCGGTGGGGGAGACCCGGACACCGCCCTGCTTGATGATCGGGAGGATCGAGCGGAGGAGATGCTGGTGGGTGCCCATGCGTCCCGTGACGCCGTTCATGATGATGCCGATGGTGTGGATCTTGATGTCGCCCATGGGACGCCTTTCGTAACGGGTGATTAGACGATTTCCGTGTTGGTACACTGCGGCCTGGCGCCCGCAGGCAGGGGCGGTGCGTCCACGCCTGCCTTGGGAAGGGTGCCAGCGAGTTCCTGCCGCCAGTGCGCGACATCGCCAGCGGGGCCGTAGATGTAAATGAAGCGGGCGCTGGTCGCGCCGACATTGGTGATCTGATGAAAGACGTGGGGCGGGATGTAGACCGCCTGCCCCTGAGAGAGGATCTCGCGTTCGGTGCCCAGACAGACCTCGACCGTCCCCCCCAGCACGAAATAAACCTCTTCCTGCTCCTGATTGTGCCACGGGGTCTGGCCGCCGTCCGGGGCCAGGGTGATGTAACCGGCTGCGAAGTTTGTGGCCTGGATTGGTGAAGCGCCCCCAACCAGATTTTGGGTCCGGCGGCGGGCGGGATAGCATCGCCCCTGAATGGTCGCTAGATCGGCACGTGTCATAAAATTATAAAGTTAGAGTGGACAATCCATCGGCATTCCGATTACGCTTGAATGCCGTGTTAAAACCGGTGTTCATGTTACAACAGACGCAGTCAGGCGTCAACAGCAAGAGGATCGTTGTGATGGATCAGCTATTTACAAAACGCATTGTGCCGGTCGTGGTGTTGGATCAGGTTGAGCAGGCGGAGCCTTTGGCCGAAGCGCTGTTGCGTGGCGGGCTGCCGGTGATGGAGATCACATTCCGAACGCCTGCGGCGGCGGCGGCGATCAAGCGGATCGCGACGCGCTATCCGGAGGTCCGCCTCGGCGCGGGGACGCTGCTCACAGCCGAGCAGATCGAGCGGGCGGTCGAGGCCGGCGCGACCTTCGGGCTGGCGCCGGGGTTTAACGCGGCCAACGTCAGACGAGCGCACGAGTTGGGGATGCTGTTCCTGCCGGGCGTGATGACCCCTTCGGAGATCGAGGCCGCGCTGGCACTGGGGCTGAAAGCACTCAAGTTTTTCCCGGCCGAGGCGGCGGGCGGCGCAGCGATGCTCAAAGCGCTGGCCGGGCCGTACGCCCACACCGGCGTGAAATTCGTTCCCACCGGGGGAATCCACGCGAAGAACATGGGGGCGTATCTGGCGCTGCCCACGGTTGCGGCCATCGGTGGCTCCTGGATGGTCGAGAAGGCGCTGATCAACGAGGGCCGCTGGACCGAGATCGAGCGGCTCACGCGCGAGGCCGTCGCGGCGGCGGCTTCGTGAGACGGGGTATCCGCAGTCAACCGTCCGCTGTGTTTAGGATGCGCTTATGTCGGAAAACAGGCACTTTATAGGACCGCACGTTTCGGCCGCAGGCGGGGTCGATCACGCGCCGATGGCGGCCCGGGCGGTGCAGGCGACTGGTTTCGGCCTGTTCGTCAAGAACCAGAAGCAGTGGCACGCACCGGCGCTGACGGTGGAACAGCAGGCTCGGTTCGGCGCGGCGATCCATACGGCTGGCTACACGGCGACTCAGATTTTACCCCACGCGGGCTACCTGATCAATCTGGCCAATCCCGACCCCGACGCGCATGCGCGCTCACTGGGCGCTTTGATTGACGAGATGAAGCGCTGCCAGGCGCTCGGGCTGATCATGCTGAATCTGCATCCGGGAAGCCATCTGCACAAACTGCCCGTGGAGGCGGCCTTGGATCGGGTCGCGGAATCGATCAACCGCGCGCTCGTCGAAACGGCCGAAGTCGCGGTGGTGATCGAAAACACTGCGGGTCAGGGCGGCTGTCTGGGCGTGACCCTGGCCGAGTTGGGCCGCATACGGGAACGGGTGGAGGACGCCTCGCGCCTGGGGTTCTGTCTCGACACCTGCCATGCCTGGGCGGCCGGCTACGACATACGGACGGGGGACGGCCTGCGGCGGCTGCTGGATGAATTCGAGCGCGAGGTCGGCCCGGCTGACCGCTATCTGCGCGGAATGCACCTCAACGACACCCAGCACGCGCTCGGTTCGCGGGTGGATCGGCATGCGCCGCTCGGCACGGGCGCGATAGGCTGGGAGCCGTTTCGCGCGCTGCTGCGGGACCCCCGTTCCCGGGGCATTCCGCTGATTATTGAAACGCCCGACGAATCGCGCTGGGCTGGGGAGGTGGCCGAGTTGCTGGCGGGGATCTAAATTTCTGCCCCTGCTGCAAAAAAAAGAACACTTTTCGCAAAAACCGCAAGAAATCAGCGAAATGTGATGCGTTTGCCCTGGGGTCTAAAAACCTTGACCTTGACCCCGCGCCGTTCACCCGGTATCTTACTGCATCGTTAAGCGGGAAAGACGGATTTTTGACAGCCGTCTTTTCGCAGGAATGTGTCAACACCGAGAGTGGAGCCTATCGTTATGGCGATTTTACAGCGTGCTGTCTTTGTGGAACTCGATTATGCCGTTTTGCACGGGATGAAGGACTATGCGGATGCGGCAGACGCCGTTCTCGCGCCGCATGGGATTCGGGTTGACCCGGTCGTTTTCGCGCGGTATTTCTGCGGCAAGACGGGATCGGGCGCCGTCTCGGCCGTCCTGGCGAAGGCAGGCGTCTCGGCCGAAGCGGGTCCGCTGGCGACGCAGATTCTCGAGGGGTTTAAGACGGCATTGATCGCGCGTGTCCCCGCCGTCAAGGCTGTCTGCGGAAAGTTTAC contains the following coding sequences:
- a CDS encoding 4'-phosphopantetheinyl transferase superfamily protein translates to MTPKRSVHAVFDSELCLIGAPTDAELHGAVVQALTFLDHAPVVALPDMAFTTAQMARQLPAVLAVVATSVADLRDKLRIAERKLREGVSRIRDKSGLYYTRERLEQQGGRIAFVFPGELSPYPQMLCDICIAFPCCRAAFDETDDVCAGFPDMLPMSEWVFPASPASRGAPGNPLFTLTGAMLAAHTANTALARLLNRFDIRPDAVVGHSIGEFAALEAAGCYGALARTRRIAMLRDGISLLSQLDNHPRIPEAVILAVEGACSRERIADWVARYPGRITPAMQNGPSFTLLAIAPDSVSEIRAELDRDRIRHTVMQSRLPGHTPWFAHGLPPIEQHLSTWITQPPTLPLYSCASAAVMPSRASGVVAACLGQWTQTVLFDQTIEAMYADGIRIFIEVGARGLLAPQIGEQLGDRPHLALAANRIHRSDVLQLHHVLAQLAAHGVGCNAAELHRTRNSRLLALDRPDAVPPRTEAAVRLASALPEIRPFDLPFTVAGRPDVRTHTFSLPAMLRRGDFGAECPLLVAAEVVAEKRGVSIELLKTLSPDDYPFIRDCSLGTDRSAPSGTPLHGLTVLSITTGLELMAEAARRLVPRKRLAQALNIRAQRWVGFVRNAKQLNIKAEVVEWNDKRTIAVQARLFDPDESLQFATHFAEATFLFTNSSARDERILPPPLQDPKPADWTGSDIYPDRLIQGPLLQSVRRVTQRGADGLDYELAVLPRAGLVRHTPIPLFTCWPQILDGIGSGVMLWNAAEPFNGSLSMPFHIRSIRFLTAALAEGASLRCYLRIKDTTPKSHVANIQVTDGHGRMLVDITGWEDLQCRMPQPLHRLIMRPRDSYLSQALPKSLFGNVAASVVGGIVADIPPPLFEINQEIWLQALAFTILNAAEREEWFSMTGAPGRRVEWLLGRGVAKDCVRRYLLDCHQQLWASSDIPIWADDSGKPHPHGAWQDKTPLFIDLSIAHTPGLIAAAIVANARIGIDVERIGRELSEDLTRGVFTPEEHELAARSGEGPIAILRFWCAKEALSKALGTGIRYSPSDLRVCELDAATGTLSMTVTGQWLNAFRQLRGHTIPVKTTLFQEHVFASCVLPLGISGGVV
- a CDS encoding polyketide synthase, yielding MATPRADAEAIAIVGMGCRFAGVSGPAALWDQAMACRADFSDHPDPAALRVVDPSSSRFDCLPTRRGAYLKGLYAVDPDLPVLAEGDIGSDDPDALFLAQLTTEALRDAGFTVRNAPAGRVSLAVGYAPPFTPASTAWLMQTFVADQISALLHRFFPDASENDRLALLKHLRQALPPVGEPVFRQAFPHALAAQTASRFGFSGTAVVVNAGSVSALAAIRAATDDLLAHRSDLALAAALQGPISLAALFGIAAIYPLTPVGTPEPFSRDAAGTLPGEGGGVLVLRRRADAERNGERIYALIKSVSIASGVKSPATEGDAATIIERAIREASREADASPETCAYVETNGSGIATEDAAELEALSSIFGGRKGFRRTLALGTAKASIGHTLAASGLAGVCKSAWALARRVIPPTIAVERPHPRLTQPDAPFYLASEPRPWIHSRNLSPRRAGVSAWDSERLAAHCLLEEHPEAP
- a CDS encoding 3-ketoacyl-ACP reductase — protein: MNKPVALITGGSRGIGYGCALRLADAGFDIAIGDVRPEADCAEALDALRARGASVLYAICDISNGSQRAALIARIRQTFGRLNVLVNNAGVAPKERNDILQATEASFDFVMSINLKGSYFMTQIAANWMIEQKQATPDFVGCIINISSISSTVVSVNRGEYCISKAGVSMATQLWAMRLAEYGLQVYEIRPGVIATDMTAGVKAKYDAIIANGGIPLQRWGTPDDIARAVTSLARGDLPYSTGQVILIDGGMTTQRL
- a CDS encoding Gfo/Idh/MocA family oxidoreductase: MNGVTGRMGTHQHLLRSILPIIKQGGVRVSPTEFIVPDPILVGRNPIKLQKLAELSGVTKWTTDLAGVLKDPAYPVYFDAQGTNLRIPAVKQAIAAGKHIYCEKPTATNTRDAYALYTLAKKAGVKNGVVQDKLWLPGFLKLKTLMERGFFGEILSVKGEFGYWVFEGDTVPAQRPSWNYRKQDGGGMVIDMLCHWRYVIDNLFGPIKAVSCLAATHIKKRVDENGKKYPCTADDAAYSTFELENGVIVHFNSSWCTRVRRDDLLTVQVDGTQGSAVVTLRDVFIQPYGATPRPVWNPDIPQPINFFDDWQKMPDQMSFENAFKVQWELFLRHIALDEPFRWSLLEGAKGVQLAEKGLESSSKRAWVTLPVLKA
- a CDS encoding cupin domain-containing protein — its product is MTRADLATIQGRCYPARRRTQNLVGGASPIQATNFAAGYITLAPDGGQTPWHNQEQEEVYFVLGGTVEVCLGTEREILSQGQAVYIPPHVFHQITNVGATSARFIYIYGPAGDVAHWRQELAGTLPKAGVDAPPLPAGARPQCTNTEIV
- the eda gene encoding bifunctional 4-hydroxy-2-oxoglutarate aldolase/2-dehydro-3-deoxy-phosphogluconate aldolase, with amino-acid sequence MLQQTQSGVNSKRIVVMDQLFTKRIVPVVVLDQVEQAEPLAEALLRGGLPVMEITFRTPAAAAAIKRIATRYPEVRLGAGTLLTAEQIERAVEAGATFGLAPGFNAANVRRAHELGMLFLPGVMTPSEIEAALALGLKALKFFPAEAAGGAAMLKALAGPYAHTGVKFVPTGGIHAKNMGAYLALPTVAAIGGSWMVEKALINEGRWTEIERLTREAVAAAAS
- a CDS encoding deoxyribonuclease IV, whose protein sequence is MSENRHFIGPHVSAAGGVDHAPMAARAVQATGFGLFVKNQKQWHAPALTVEQQARFGAAIHTAGYTATQILPHAGYLINLANPDPDAHARSLGALIDEMKRCQALGLIMLNLHPGSHLHKLPVEAALDRVAESINRALVETAEVAVVIENTAGQGGCLGVTLAELGRIRERVEDASRLGFCLDTCHAWAAGYDIRTGDGLRRLLDEFEREVGPADRYLRGMHLNDTQHALGSRVDRHAPLGTGAIGWEPFRALLRDPRSRGIPLIIETPDESRWAGEVAELLAGI